A window from Gallus gallus isolate bGalGal1 chromosome 7, bGalGal1.mat.broiler.GRCg7b, whole genome shotgun sequence encodes these proteins:
- the WIPF1 gene encoding WAS/WASL-interacting protein family member 1 isoform X1, whose product MPVPPPPAPPPPPTLALANTEKPTLSRSEQAGRNALLSDITKGKKLKKTVTNDRSAPILDKPKGSSGGGGGFGGGGGGSSGGGFSGGGPPGLGGLFQAGMPKLRSAASRDADTGAARPPALPPGARSAAAKPFSAPSGPPRFPGPPPGQRSPAADPQRSRLPPPRPDVGSKPEATPPPVPSTPRPIASSLHGRGSAPAPVLNRQPSLGPTPPPFPGSRAAGSAGSLRQPGPGPATPYSGRPPLPPTPGRSPVDEKPPPPPPPSGHRPTASRDMALPPPPPQNSKPPVPASPRPPLGVPAPPPPPSRPGPPPVPPGPASSDEMPRLPQRNLSLVPPAAPSSGSGRSGPLPPPPSERPPPPIRDPPSRAGPLPPPPPISRNGSTSRALPAAPQLPSRAGLENQRGGPRPPLPPDRPGTGAPPPPPPPSAALRNGFQESGDDEWESRFSFHPISDLPPPEPYVPVNRSYPSKLARNENRGGSARKERGVPPLPPIPR is encoded by the exons ATGCCTGTGCCTCCCCCGCCagcgcccccgccgcccccaaCGCTGGCCTTG gcAAATACTGAAAAACCAACTCTAAGCAGGTCAGAACAGGCAGGGCGAAATGCTCTATTATCTGATatcaccaaaggaaaaaagctaaAGAAGACTGTTACTAATGACAGAAGTGCTCCAATTCTAGACA AACCCAAAGGAAGCAGCGGAGGTGGCGGTGGCTTTGGAGGAGGTGGCGGTGGCAGCAGTGGTGGCGGCTTCAGTGGTGGTGGGCCACCTGGCCTTGGAGGCCTTTTTCAAGCAGGAATGCCAAAGCTCAGATCTGCTGCGAGTCGAGATGCTG ATACTGGGGCAGCCCGCCCACCCGCACTGCCGCCTGGAGcccgctctgctgctgccaagcCATTTTCAGCACCAAGTGGCCCACCTCGCTTCCCAGGGCCGCCACCGGGGCAGCGGAGCCCAGCTGCTGACCCTCAGAGGAGCCGCCTGCCACCACCCAGGCCCGATGTGGGTTCTAAGCCTGAGGCCACACCGCCACCGGTGCCTAGCACACCCCGGCCCATCGCCTCCAGTCTGCACGGCCGGGGTTCAGCACCAGCGCCAGTCCTCAACCGCCAGCCCAGCCTGGGGCCGACGCCACCGCCATTCCCAGGCAGCCGGGCCGCAGGGTCAGCTGGGTCCCTGCGGCAGCCTGGCCCGGGCCCAGCAACCCCATACTCGGGCAGACCACCGCTGCCACCCACACCCGGCCGCTCACCAGTGGATGAGAAACCACCGCCGCCACCACCTCCCTCTGGGCACCGGCCAACTGCCAGCCGGGACATGGCCCTGCCGCCGCCACCACCACAGAACAGCAAACCACCTGTGCCTGCTTCACCGCGGCCACCCCTCGGTGTCCCTgcacccccaccaccccccagCAGGCCAGGGCCACCCCCTGTGCCCCCCGGTCCCGCCAGCAGTGACGAAATGCCACGACTGCCCCAGAGGAACCTGTCCTTGGTGCCCCCTGCTGCGCCTAGCTCTGGGAGTGGCCGCTCCGGCCCCCTGCCACCACCACCCAGCGAGAGGCCCCCGCCACCCATCAGGGATCCCCCCAGCCGAGCAG GCCCCctgccaccaccacctcccatCAGCAGGAACGGTAGCACCTCGAGGGCTTTACCTGCCGCTCCCCAGCTGCCTTCCCGGGCTGGGCTGGAGAACCAGAGGGGTGGGCCCCGGCCACCACTTCCCCCAGACCGGCCGGGAACGGgtgcaccaccaccaccaccaccaccttcaGCAGCACTCCGGAACGGCTTCCAGGAGTCGGGCGATG ATGAGTgggaaagcagattttctttccatcctATATCTGATTTGCCACCTCCAGAGCCATATGTACCTGTGAATAGAAGTTACCCCAGTAAACTAGCAAGAAATGAAAACCGAG gagGCTCTGCTCGAAAAGAAAGAGGTGTCCCCCCGCTTCCACCTATACCAAGGTGA
- the GPR155 gene encoding integral membrane protein GPR155 isoform X3 gives MLFFCKRWSKEMDSYSDFSAKNLSSSANMSISLREQVGLNATGGPPSMSISRLFPALLECFGIILCGYIAGRANIITSTQAKGLGNFVSRFALPALLFKNMVVLNFSDVNWSFLYSILVAKAAVFFLVCVLTLLVASPENRFSKAGLFPIFATQSNDFALGYPIVEALYQTTYPEYLQYIYLVAPISLMMLNPLGFIFCEIQKWRDNRTVSHSKIKIVGLALLRVLQNPIVFMVFIGIASNFILGQKIPDYLENFLDGLGSSFSGSALFYLGLTMVGQTKKLTKGMFVALILLITAKLLMMPFLCREMVELLDKSSSTVNHTSLSNYAFLYGVFPAAPGVAIFATQFNMEVGIITSGMVISTFVSAPIMYVSAWLLTIPSMDPNPLATALQNVSFDISIVSLVSLIWSLIVVLLSKKYKQLPHMITTNLLVAQFVACIGMVIWNFTVKQKDVTVQILVFIFLYSSLYSTYLWTGFLSFSLFLLRKRETLKIPIGFIIIAGWGVPTLLVGILLIVGERNSTTIDSAFFYGKHQIITTAVVLFISILMSGISLMCMNRNRQESNYEVLNPYSPHGQVEGNEGNHVSATVPQPSAGSSAQPSPAQPSAGCSAQLSAERGCCSCQAANEEISCAKDSKAVPNAAENKVPSIETGSPYPYTLSECSITSIKTKYFMLKRTLFYLLSQYVAFYLLPAIFSMN, from the exons ATGCTCTTTTTTTGCAAGAGGTGGTCAAAGGAAATGGATAGCTATTCAGACTTCAGTGCAAAGAACCTCTCATCATCAGCTAATATGTCTATTTCTTTGCGGGAACAAGTTGGACTCAATGCCACCGGTGGTCCTCCTTCTATGTCAATAAGCAGACTTTTTCCAGCCCTATTAGAATGCTTTGGAATAATTCTTTGTGGCTATATAGCCGGAAGAGCCAACATTATCACATCAACTCAGGCTAAAGGACTAGGAAATTTTGTCTCCCGTTTTGCACTCCCAGctttactgtttaaaaacatgGTGGTACTTAACTTTTCTGATGTAAACTGGTCCTTCCTGTACAGTATCTTAGTTGCcaaagctgctgtgtttttcttagtCTGCGTTCTAACGTTGTTGGTAGCCAGTCCTGAGAATCGATTTAGCAAAGCGGGTTTGTTCCCTATTTTTGCTACACAGAGCAATGACTTTGCATTGGGATACCCAATAG TTGAAGCTCTATACCAAACCACTTACCCAGAGTATCTCCAGTACATTTACCTAGTGGCTCCAATATCTCTTATGATGCTAAACCCTCTGGGGTTtatcttctgtgaaatccaGAAGTGGAGAGACAATCGCACTGTGTCCCACAGCAAAATCAAAATAGTGGGCCTAGCACTCCTTCGAGTTCTGCAGAACCCAATTGTATTCATGGTCTTCATAGGAATTGCCTCAAACTTCATTCTTGGCCAGAAAATTCCCGATTACCTTGAAAATTTCCTCGATGGACTGGGCAGTTCATTTTCTGGCTCTGCACTTTTTTACCTTGGACTAACTATGGTgggacaaacaaaaaaactgactAAGGGTATGTTTGTTGCACTGATCCTCCTCATCACAGCTAAACT ACTTATGATGCCATTTCTCTGTAGAGAAATGGTGGAACTCCTGgacaagagcagcagcacagtcaaCCACACCAGTTTATCGAACTATGCATTTCTTTATGGAGTTTTTCCAGCAGCACCTGGCGTTGCAATATTTGCAACTCAATTTAATATGGAAGTAGGAATT ATTACCTCAGGCATGGTGATAAGCACTTTTGTGTCTGCACCTATCATGTATGTTTCTGCATGGCTTTTGACCATTCCATCTATGGACCCCAACCCACTGGCAACTGCTCTCCAGAATGTTAGCTTTGACATAAGTATTGTCAGCCTTGTTTCTTTG ATTTGGTCTCTTATTGTTGTTCTTCTCAGTAAGAAATACAAACAGCTTCCTCATATGATTACAACAAACCTACTTGTTGCTCAG tttgttgCTTGCATTGGAATGGTGATATGGAATTTCACTGTTAAACAAAAAGATGTAACTGTGCAGATCCTAGTATTTATATTTCTCTACAGTTCACTTTATAGCACCTACCTGTGGACAG gttttttatccttctctttgtttctgttgaggaagagagaaacacTGAAGATTCCCATTGGATTTATAATCATAGCTGGATGGGG AGTCCCAACGCTTCTGGTGGGAATCTTGTTAATAGTTGGTGAACGTAACAGCACTACCATTGACTCTGCCTTTTTCTATGGAAAACATCAG ATAATCACCACAGCAGTGGTCCTGTTCATCAGCATATTGATGTCAGGCATCTCACTTATGTGCATGAACAGAAATAGACAAGAGTCAAACTATGAGGTACTGAACCCATATTCACCTCATGGCCAAGTGGAAGGGAATGAGGGGAATCACGTTTCAGCCACTGTGCCTCAACCTTCTGCAGGGTCTTCTGCGCAACCTTCTCCCGCACAACCTTCTGCAGGTTGTTCTGCACAGCTGTCTGCAGAAAGAG GTTGCTGTTCTTGTCAAGCAGCAAATGAGGAAATATCCTGTGCTAAGGACAGCAAAGCAGTGCCaaatgctgctgaaaacaaGGTTCCTTCAATTGAGACAG